Below is a window of Coleofasciculus chthonoplastes PCC 7420 DNA.
TCGTTGGTAACGTTTCTTTGGGTGAACCCAGTGGATCGGTTTGAGGAGTGGGATAGTTGAATGAAACCATGGACGGGAATTGTTAGGAAAACTGGCTTTATACTAACAATCCCTACTTATGCATAAGGGCGGGTTTTGTGGTGGAGTTATTGATAATAAGCTACCGCTAGTTCCTAAACCCGCCCCTACAGTGGTTGGTTAACAATCCCTACTTATGCATAAGGGCGGGTTTTGTGGTGGAGTTATTGATAATAAGCTACCGCTAGTTCCTAAACCCGCCCCTACAGTGGTTGGCGTTTGTCCCGCCAATTGACCCTTTAACTACGCTTAGGGCATGGTTTTTACGTCTTGCGATCGCTATTCAATACACCAACTGATACCAAATCCGGGGAACGCTACCCCTGTTATAACCCAGTCCGCGCAGGCGGATTACCCTTCGGGAAGGCTTCGCATACATTTGTGTCGCAGCGATTTCAATCGTCTCCTCTTGCTAGATGTGCCAGGAAGCCTCTATCCCTATATAATTGGCTCATAAGAATTAACAAAACTTAAGGCGGAATCGGAGAAATAAATGGCACTGATCACCACCGGAAAGACGTTCATTCGGGATTTAGAACAGTCCGGCACATTGGCATTGTACGCTCCCTTAGAAGGAGGATTTGAAGGGCGTTATCGGCGACGACTGCGGGCGGCGGGTTATACGACGATTTCTCTCTCAGCGAAAGGATTGGGCGATCCAGCCGCTTATCTGACGGGTGTTCACGGTGTTCGTCCGCCGCATTTGGGGAAGAAAACCATCGGTAAAAGCGCTGCTGTGGGTGAGGTTTACTTTATCCCGCCTATCCTGACGTATCAACTGGAAACGCTACCGCCTAAGTCGAAAGGGATGGTTCTGTGGCTGATTGAGGGCAGTAGTCTGTCGCGCCAAGAACTGGAATATTTCATCGCGTTGCCTAAACAGGAGAAGCGGGTGAAAGTGGCAATTGAAATGGGAGGCGATCGCTATTTCCGTTGGCAGCCGCTTCAGGAAACCTTATCTGAGTTGGCATCCTAATGCTGTAGAGACGCGCCATGGCGCGTCTCTACAATGCCAGGGGTTTGCACCAAAACGTTAAACGTGTTCCGTAAAACCCGCCCCTACAGCCCTGCTCACCAACTGTCGCCACCGTAAACTTGGCGATCGCCTAGTGCAAGAAGGCAGAAATAACTGAACAGCTAATATCTCCCCCCGCTTCCCCTGCTGCCTCTGCTCCCCCTGCTTCATCGTATCTACGAAGCTGCTCAAGTATTTTTATGCCCGCTGCACTAGTGGTGGGTTTGATACCCTTGAGAAGGACTGTAGTAGATTTGGGAACGTTTTTATGCTAGAGAAACGAGATTATACCTTAATTATTGATAAAAGCGGCAGTATGTCGATTCGAGACCAGTATTCTGGGAAAAGCCGCTGGGATGTTATGCAAGAGTCTACTCTGGCTTTAGCAAATAAATGCGAAGAATTTGACCCCGATGGTATCACTATTTACCTATTTTCGGGTCGCTTCAAACGCTATGATGGCGTGACAGCGAATAAAGTCATGCAAGTATTCCAGGAAAATGAGCCATCAGGACGCACAGACTTGGCATCTGTCTTGGAAGATGCCCTCAATAACTATTTTCAGCGCAAAACTAGCGGTCAGACGAAGTTGAATGGTGAAACCCTATTGGTGGTTACGGATGGGGAACCCGATGACCGTAAAGCGGTGATGAAGGTGATTATCGAAGCGTCACGCCGAATTGATAAGGATGAAGAGTTAGCCATTTCTTTTATCCAAATTGGCAGTGATCCTCAAGCGACGAAGTTCCTCAAGATTCTGGATGATGAACTGCAAGGTGCGGGTGCTAAATTTGACATTGTGGATACGGTAACGATTGAGGATATGGAGGACATGACCTTAACGGACGTGTTGCTCAATGCTGTAATCGATTAGATAACCAAGTGAGCGTGTGTTTGAGAACACAGGGGGTGCATTTACCTCATCTGTGAGTATTATGCTGTTTTGGTTTAGTATCCGATCCTTACCTCAGGCGATCGCTCTGAGCAGACATCAAGGGATTCGGTGTCAGAGTCTGTATGGCAAAGCGGATTAAAATAGAAGATATAGAGGACATGACCGTTGAGGATATGTCCTTAATTGTAACTGTTGATAAAAAAATCTCTCCTAACTGAGAGTTTCGTCTTATGGCAGAATCCCTTGATGACTTATTAAACCAAATAAAAGCCGAATATCAAGAAAAAGACCAGGGAAAACCCCCGGAGAAAAAACCTCTGTTGGATGAGGATGACTTGAAGTCGCCTGCAACGAATTCGTCAACCTATCAACCTATTTCCTCATCGCCATCTTCGCGATCGCCTGTAGAAGATAGTATGCTATCAGAACTGAAGGCTGAGTTTGAGGAGCAAGAGCGCGAAGCCCAACGGAAACGACAGCAGCAACGGCAAGAAGAAGAACTCAAGGCAAAACAGCGAGAACAACGCAAACGGGACGCTCTGAAGCAACAAGCCCAAGACTGGTTAAATAATTTAAAGCCACATTCTGATGAAGGGCTTTGGTTTGAAGAGTTTTCCTATAGCTATTCTTCCAAACTGGAAGCCGCGATAGATTATCTGCAAGCGCTGCGGGAAACGCCGTGATTGTAGAGACGTTGCATGCAACGTCTCTACAATCTTAATTTAGAGGCGGGTGTATTGGTAGTTCGATGATAAATTCTGTTCCTTGACCTGGTTCAGACTGATAACTAAGTTTACCGCCGTGTTTTTCGACAATAATCGCATGGGCGATTGATAACCCCAAACCTGTACCAACCCCCACAGGTTTAGTGGTAAAGAATGGGTCGAGTATGTTTTTTTGTAAGGTTTTGGGAATACCAATACCATTGTCAGCAATGCGAATAATCACAGAAGCAGCATTTTGATCAGTGTCGTCAACTGTCTTTCCTCTAATTTCTGCCTTGTTTTCGGGACTCAGTATGTCTTCATCTGGAGTCGATAAACCCTGATTATCAGGCGTGATCACGCTAGTTTGAATCGTAATCCTTTTATGACAGTCTAAGTGAGGATAATGTTTTTCCTTCTGTTCCAAGGCGTCAATGGCATTATTGAGTAAATTCATAAACACCTGATTAAGCTGACTGGGATAACATTGAATCCGAGGAAGTTGACTATAGTCTTTGATGATCTGTATTTCTTTGGGAAAGACGGTCTTTTTTAATCGATGCTGTAAAATAAGCAGAGTGCTATCGATTCCTTCATGAATATTCACCAACTTCTGTTCAGCTTCATCTAAACGCGAGAAGTTGCGT
It encodes the following:
- the ndhN gene encoding NAD(P)H-quinone oxidoreductase subunit N, whose product is MALITTGKTFIRDLEQSGTLALYAPLEGGFEGRYRRRLRAAGYTTISLSAKGLGDPAAYLTGVHGVRPPHLGKKTIGKSAAVGEVYFIPPILTYQLETLPPKSKGMVLWLIEGSSLSRQELEYFIALPKQEKRVKVAIEMGGDRYFRWQPLQETLSELAS
- a CDS encoding vWA domain-containing protein, with translation MLEKRDYTLIIDKSGSMSIRDQYSGKSRWDVMQESTLALANKCEEFDPDGITIYLFSGRFKRYDGVTANKVMQVFQENEPSGRTDLASVLEDALNNYFQRKTSGQTKLNGETLLVVTDGEPDDRKAVMKVIIEASRRIDKDEELAISFIQIGSDPQATKFLKILDDELQGAGAKFDIVDTVTIEDMEDMTLTDVLLNAVID
- a CDS encoding salt stress protein, Slr1339 family, producing the protein MAESLDDLLNQIKAEYQEKDQGKPPEKKPLLDEDDLKSPATNSSTYQPISSSPSSRSPVEDSMLSELKAEFEEQEREAQRKRQQQRQEEELKAKQREQRKRDALKQQAQDWLNNLKPHSDEGLWFEEFSYSYSSKLEAAIDYLQALRETP